The following is a genomic window from Halichoerus grypus chromosome 5, mHalGry1.hap1.1, whole genome shotgun sequence.
GCCCAGAGCCACCTGCCCAGCAGAGCTTGGGGCTTTGCAGAAGGAacagggggaggaaagggagaagggctgcgccccagggaggaggagcaggtgaTTCCCACAGGCCAGGCACCTGCAGGGGACTTGGGGCAAGTGTGCGGAGTTGGCTGGATGAACACTAGGCTCatgctttcacttatttattcagtgACTATTTCTGAACACCTGCTGTGTACCAGGTGTCCAGCAGCCACACCCTGGACGTGGAGgcggagtgtgtgtgtgtgtgtgtgtgtgtgtgtccatcctTCAACCTAGGGAGGGTACCTATCCTGGGCTTGGGGTTCAAGGAAAACCCCTTTGTTGAAGCTCGGAGGCCGAgccagggcagagagggaggggagagctcCAGGTGTGACTGCGAGGCCAGTCTCCCAGAGATTTCCCTCCAGGTGGGGACAGGGCAGGCTGACCCCCAGGTGGGCCATGGAGGCTGGGCCTTTTCTGAAGGCGTGAACCGTCTCTGTCCCAGGCTGCTTCAGGGTttcctgggagggggagggggtagaggggagCCAAAGAGTCTGGGTGGGGCGCCGGGACAGGAACACCCCCCAGCTGCCGTGctccctgtccccacagctgTTCCTCTGCTGCCTCCTGAACCTGCAAGAGTCGGGGCTGCTGTGCGAGGTGAGGCGAGGCCCAGGGCCCCCGTGCTGATGAGAGGGTAGGGACCGGTGGGGCGGGGCCGAGGGCGGGGCCGAGCGCACCTCCCGCCCCGCTCAGGTGGAGGCCGAACGCCTGTTCAGCAACATCCCGGAGATCGCGCGGCTGCACCGCGGACTGTGGGCCAGCGTGATGGCGCCGGTGCTGGAGAAGGCGCGGCGCACGCGGGCGCTGCTGCAGCCCGGGGACTTCCTCAGAGGCTTCAAGATGGTACGGGCCGGGCCGGACACCGGCGGGGACACTGAGTCAGGGCTGGGGCGCCGATcccaaatgcccatcaccccagcctccccccccacccccggccagtGGCCCCACACGACCCCTGGTGGTCGGAGGCAAAGAATTCCGAGTCGGTCGTCCGGGTTTGAACCCCACCTGGCCATCTGCCCTTCCTACCTGGCGGAGGTCGGTCACTTTCGCGGGAGTTCGGTTTGGACACGGGGGTGATACACTTGCCACACCCTGGGGTGGTCGCGAAAGTGCAGTAAGACAGGGCTGGTGAAGCTCCCGGCGCGGGGCTGGTCGCGGGGAGCGCGCGGTAACCGTGCCTGTTCCGTCCCGGGCCAGTTCGGCTCCCTGTTCAAGCCCTACATCCGATACTGCATGGAGGAGGAGGGCTGCATGGAGTACATGCGCGGCCTTCTGCGCGACAACGAGCTCTTCCGGGCCTACGTCACGGTGAgggcgggcgggggcgcgggccTGTGGGCCCACCCGGGCGGCAGGTGCGCGGCGGGCGGGGCCTAGAGCCGGGGGCGGGGCATGCCctgagccccgcccccgcctgcGCCGCAGTGGGCCGAGAAGCACCAGCAGTGCCAACGGCTGAAGCTGAACGACATGCTGGCCAAGCCCCACCAGCGGCTCACCAAGTACCCGCTGCTGCTCAAGTCCGTGCTGAGGAAGACGGACGAGCCGCGCGCCAAGGAGGCCGTCGTCACCATGGTAACCGTGCCGGCGGGCGGGGTCCCTCCGCGGCTCGCGGCCCCTCGCAGACCCTGGGCCTGAGCCCGCCGCCGTCCGCCCCCGTCCCCAGATCGACTCGGTGGAGCGCTTCATCCACCACGTGAACGCGTGCATGCGGCAGCGGCAGGAGCGGCAGCGACTGGCGGCCGTGGGGAGCCGCATCGACGCCTACGAGGTGGTGGAGGGCAGCAACGACGAGGTGGACAAGGTGGGGGACCCCTGGCCCTGCTGGAACGGAGGAAGGGCCAAACTGGCAGACCGGGGCTGTGCTGGGAATCTCGCTTGAGGATGCCTAGCCGAGAACGGGAGTCAGACCCTGACCTCTCTatcctccccccggccccccccacACCCATCGGCAGCTCCTGAAGGAGTTTCTGCACCTAGACCTGACAGCACCCATCCCTGGCGCCTCCCCTGAGGAGACACGACAGCTGCTGCTGGAGGGGAGCCTGAGGAtgaaggaggggaaggacagCAAGGTGACTCTAGGGGccacccacccccagggccccttccccaccccctcctgccctgtGGATTTGGACCACCCTTTCCTGGGAACCTTCTGGGCCCTAGTTAGTGGTTCTCAGCTGCCCTGTCAGTTGGGTGGCAGTTCAAGAAGGAATGACTTTGTGGTCATGTGAGGGCTGAGATCTGCCTGCAGTTTACTCTTTACAGATATGGCAGCAAGGGCAGAGCAGGTGGGGAGCTGGGCTTGCCCACTTGCTGGTGCCATAAGGGTTCctgatgggagggagggggtgcatTCCAAGAGCAAGTCAGGAACAGCCCAGAGCCTTGCTTCCGAGGTATTAATCCCAGGTGCATAACCCAGAGCCTGCAAATTGtggttttaaagattatttatttgagagagagagaaagagtgcatgcgagcagggagagggggagagggagagaagcagactttacactgagcgtagagcccaatgtggggctcaatctcaggaccctgggatcatgacctgagctagaaccaagagttggatgcttaactgactgagccacccaggtgcccccaaattgtggttttaaaatcacaaatcataaattccctttttctctttaatgtaAACTTCTTATTGAAATAAATTACAAGTACATAGCTCCATGAAGGAATACCATCTTgctcttcattttaattttttttaaagattttatttatttgagagagagagagcacgagcaggtgaaggggcagagggagaagcaggctcggcgctgagcagggagcccaatgcggggctggatcccaggaccccaggatcatgacctgagccgaaggcagacgcttaacgaactgagccacccaggcacccctttgttcattttaattttattctcaggttcatgggaggcagggagcagggaaggtGTTTGACAAAATCTGAGTGCCCCCAGCGACGTCACCAAAGTGCAGTAAGGAAGAGCTTGTGCAGGGCCCAGCCCAAGAGAGGGTGTCACAGCAGACAGGCTgaggtcccaggaccctggccctGATCCCTGGCCTCGCCTGCTCCCCTTGCTGCCCCCCCCTCCAGATGGACGTGTACTGCTTCCTCTTTACGGACCTACTCTTGGTGACCAAGGCAGTGAAGAAGGCTGAGAGGACCAAGGTCATCCGGCCACCACTGCTGGTGGACAAGATTGTGTGCCGAGAGCTGCGAGACCCTGGTGAGGAgcctggccctgctcctggccagGGGCTGTGGCGGGCAGGGGCTCTGGTCCTAGCTGACACTGATGCGAGCCCCTCCTCACCAGGCTCCTTTCTCCTCATCTACCTGAATGAGTTCCACAGTGCTGTGGGCGCCTACACGTTCCAGGCCAGTGGCCAGGCTTTGTGCCGTGGCTGGGTGGACGCCATTTACAATGCCCAGGTGAGAGCCGAGTGGCGGGCGGGCGGACGGGGTGCCCTGGTGGGGCTGCTGTCCACAGCGCCGTCCCCTACCTGCAGAACCAGCTGCAGCAGCTGCGTGCCCAGGAGCACCCCGGCGGCCAGCAGCAGCTGCagagcctggaggaggaggaggatgagcaggaggaggaggaggaagacgacgaggaggaggaagaggaggaagggggggagagTAGCACTTCTGCCACCAGCTCCCCCACCATCCTGCGCAAGAGCAGCACCAGTCTCAGCTCCCAGCACTGGTATGCTCGCCGGGGCCCACCCGGCCGGCCAGAGCAGGGCAGCTGCTCCGGCCCAGCACTCCTGACCCCGAGGCCCCTGACACTGGCCagggcccagcccccaccccttcctctgaATGGTGTCATGCGGTGACCCCCGTGTGGGGGAGACGGCTCTGTCTCCCACCAGAGTCCAGGCAGGGATGGCAAAAGGTTTTTAGCTTGAGTGCCAACTCTGACCCTCTAGTGCTGGCTGCGGGGAGAGCTGAGCTGAGGATCCTTAAGCTAGCCAGCTGGAGGGGGTACAGTGGGGGGGGGCCGGCCGCCAACCGTGGTATCTGTGTCACGGGCCCAGGAGTGGGAGGTCCGGCTGGTGGGCCACAtgctgctctgagcctcaggctcGGGCAGGGCAGAGGCTATAGACCTCTGCGTGCCGGGCATGGGCTGCCCCAGGCCACCTCCGTGGCTGGGCTGACGGTCTCCTCCCGGCTCCACAGTGCCTCAGATGGCTCGACCGAGACCCTGGCCCTGGTTGTGGTGGAGCCTGGGGAGCTGCTGTCCTCTCCTGAGTTTGAGGGTGGCCCCTTCGGCTCCCAGTCGGACGAGACCTCTGTCAGCACCACTGCATCCTCCATCACGCCCACCAGTGAGCTGCTGCCCCTGGGCCCGGCAGACGGCCGCTCCTGCTCCATGGACTCGGCCTACggcaccctctcccccacctccctgcaggACTTCGTGGCCCCAGCCCCTATGGCGGAGCCAGTGCCCCGGCCCCCAGATTTGCCACAagccccttcacccccaccctctccccgccTCCGCCGCCGCACCCCCGTTCAACTGCTGCCCCGCCTGCCCCACCTGCTCAAGTCCAGATCTGAGGCCAGCCTCCTCCAGCTGCTGTCACAGGCCACTGCCTGTGgagtgcccccagcccccagccgcAGTCTGTCAGAACTCTGCTTGGCCGTTACGGTGCCCGGCACGAGGACTCAGGGTTCCCCTCAGGAAGCTGGGCCCAGCTGGGTTCGCCGGGGGACACCCAGCCCTGGCCGCGGCCCCGAGCCATTGGAGCCGGAGGGCAGAACCAGCTGCCCGGCTGGGGAGCCTGAAAGGCCCGCCAGGAGGAGCAAAGAACTGCCCTTGGGGGCCTTGCCCAgggtccagccccagcccccccccgGGATCTCTGCCCAGCACCGGAAGCTGACGCTAGCCCAGCTGTACCGGATCAGGACCACCCTGCTGCTTAACTCTACGCTCACTGCCTCGTGAGTGGCCTGGGGTGGCGGGCCGGTGGCCCGGGGTGCTGGCATTGGGGGCGCTGAGCCTCAGGAATGGGTGGGGGCACTCTCGTGGCTGGGAGCATGTGGCAttaggggatggggatgggggccTGCTCCAGAGCCTGCCTGACAGTGTCTACAGtgggccctggggaaggggcctAAGGATTCCAGGGGGGCAGAGAGGGTGGCCAGAGCCCCTCCGAGTGGCGTCAGCCAAGGAAGGactgtctctcccttcccctctcctgcaGGGAGGTCTGAGCAGAGGGAGGCCCCCCAGGGTGCCACTGACCACGAGACAGCAGACAGCACGCCTCCTGGGGCCTCCCGGTCCCCGCTCTAGCTGCTGCCTGCGCACGCGGGAGCCAGAGCGTGGGGGCAGGACCCCTGATTTGCACTTTGCCAGACTGGATGGAAGTGGAGGAGTGTTCAGCTCCAGGCCCAGGCTGCAGTCCTTCCTCAGGACCCCCACAAGGCCACCTTCACTAACCTGTCCACCCCCCAGGGTCCCTTGCTCGCTGCTCCCTGAAGTCACCAGCTCCAGTCTTCTGGGCTGGGCTCCAGGGtggcccttcccacctcccccttcATCTGGCCCCAGCTGGGATGTTTGTTCCCCCGGCctggccttcctccctcccagtcCCACTGGCCACCCCAGGCTTGGGTTCGGCTCTGTGTAAAGTGGCATATTTATTGAGCTTTCGATTCTTTTATAAAGACTTGTATATACTACTGGAAGGAGTCCTTTGCTTTTGGAACCCACCCCTTTCCTGACTCAGGAGCGCTTGAGCTCTGGGGCAGGCATGTCTCGCTCCTGTCCCCTTCCTGTCCCCCTCCTGTCCCGCTCCTGTCCCCCTCCTGTCCCCCCGTCCCGCTCCTGtccccctcctgtccccctccGGTCCCCCTCCTGTCCTCCTGTCCCACTCCTGTCCCCCTCCTGTCCCACTCCTGTCCCCCTCCTGTCCCGCTCCTGtccccctcctgtcccctcctgtcCCGCTCCTGTCCCCCTCCTGTCCCGCTCCTGTCCCGCTCCTGtccccctcctgtccccctcctGTCCCGCTCCTGTCCTGCTTCTGtccccctcctgtccccctcctGTCCCACTCCTGTCCCCCTCCTGTCCACCTCCTGTCCTGCTCCTGtccccctcctgtccccctccATCTGTGGTAGGGCACCAGTGGAGGAGACTGCGGGAGAGCCTTAGTGAGTGAACAGGGCAGAGGTGACCAGACCAGCACCCCAAGATCAACCTCACCCCCTGCCTCAGCCCCGAGGTCCACCCTAGACCCCCCATGAAGTGCTCCCTCCCACGAGGTGCCTCAGAGGGCCCTGCCCTGGGCGGTCCCTGTAAGCTTATGCCAGGGTAGGCGATGTGTCTCAGGCTCTAGGGAGAATGCCCCCTAGACCCCCCCTCTAGGGGAGGGGCCCCGTACCCACACCCAGGCAGTATCTGGGGAGGCTGGGTCTCCCTCCTGCGTAGTTCTGGCCCAACCCCTCATGGCTGAGGGAGGGCTGAGGCCCGAAGGAGGGAAGTCACTTCACCTGGAAGTGGTAGTCTCAGGGTTGAGGCTAGGACCCAGGCGTGGGGACCTGGATGCAGCCGTGTCCTGTGTACGCCTTGCTGCCCCCGGGCCGCCTCAGGTGAGCTCAGGTGCACAGGGGCAGGCTGCGTGGGCTGGGGGCCCcgccctgaccccctcccctgaGGCGGGCTCCTCTGGGCGGCTTGGGGCAGAGCAGGCGGGCAGAGCGGGCAGAACGGGGAAGCCCCCGGCTGGCGCACGCCTGTCGCCTGCCGTCGGAGGGCCCAGCAAGGCGCCAAGAGCCATGGAGTTGCGGCTGGGGGGCTACACGGCAGCGGCGGCTGCGGTGAGTGGGAGCGCGGCAGAGGGGGGTGGACGGCCTGGAGCCTGACCTCGGGCCCCGGTCTCCGCGCTGTGAATGAAGGGGCCCAACTTCCTTGGGAAGCGTGgcagccccaccccccctttcGACTTAAAAGACTCAGCTAGTTAGAGGCTCAGCCGGGCGGGGCCCTTCCGCTGAGAGGAAACCCCCGCCCAGGGGCCAGAGGGGTCTAGGGGCCCCAGGCAGGGAAAGCTCTGGGTCCCCCACCTTCTAGAAAGCACGAGTGGGGATGGGGCTTCCTGAGCCTGCGCCGGTGCCCTGGTGGAGGGGGAACGTGCGAGAGGAGCTGGCCGGAGacctctgctctccttctcccaAGCCTGCTCCGCGCACGGTGGGAGGGAAGCTTGGCTTACCCCACGTCCATGGGCACCTCCTCTACTCAAGAACCGGAGAAGTGGGCTGCTCTGAGAGCAAGCGggcgccccccccctcccccgccgaaGTGGGGCAgacggggcagggaggggccctgCGTGGTGAGCCCTGCTGGAGCCAGCAGCGCCCGTCCTCCAGGTCCTGCTCCTTGTGCTGCCGGGCGCCCAGGGCCAGCACAGCACTCCCGGTCCTAAGTGTGACTGTGCCTACAATTTCCAGAAGAGGAACGGTCTGTTCTGTTGCAAGGGCTGTCCAGCAGGTGAGCCGCTGAAGGGGTGGGAGGGTtgtggggggaggtgagggcagACAGAGGAGATGGGGTCAGGCGGGGTCAGGAGACAggggaagctggggtgggggaaatagggagccAGAgataggaaggaagagaggggaaagtGGGAACCCCCTTTGACTGTCTGACCCGGGTCTGGTTTCCACAGGGCACTACCTGAAGGCCCCCTGCCCAAAGCCTTGCGGAACCGCCACCTGCCTTCCGTGCCCCCGGGGCACCTTCCTGGCCAGGGAGAACCATCATGAGACCCGCTGTACTCGCTGCCAGGCCTGTGatgaggagggtgaggggccTAGCTCTCAGTGGGGGGCTCTTGAGGACAGGCCATGGCCAGGGTATTTCTGAAAGAGGGGGCTGCTTGGGCTTAACCTCTGGGTGTGACAGCCCTGTGCCCATGTGTGCCAGGCCCTCCCCCCGATCCTGCCCTAAGATGCCTTTGCCCCCTCTCTTCCTGATGACCCTCCTATCCCTGTATATGCCTCAGCCTTTGATCTGTGGCGATctccatgcttctctccctttgggGGGTGGCCCTCTGGTCTGTCCCCATCTCCATTTTCCAGGGGATCTGCCCCCAGTCCCCACGGGGGCCTCTGGCCCTGATGGCCTCCATTCTCTCCATCCCTCTGAACACTCTGGTCAGTCTCCCAAGTGGCCCTGACGAACTGCTCAACGGTGGCGGACACCCACTGTGGCTGTGAGCCAGGCTGGTTCCCAGAGTGCTTGGTCAAGTCCTGCAAGATCGGCTCGCCCTTCCGCTGCCACCCATGCTCAGACTGCAGGGCCCTGCACCGCCACACACGGGTGCCCTGTGAGTACCCCCATTCTGGGCTACCTACCCCCCCTCCCtaactccctctctcccttcggGACCCACAAGCCATCTCCTGGACTGCAGGTTCTGCCAGAGATGCCGACTGTGGAACCTGCCTGCCGGGCTTCTATGAATATGGCAACAGCTGTGTGCCCTGCCCCAGGTAACTTCCTGGCTGCCCCTGGGACAGGGaaagggaggctgggagcagagtggggacctcagggaagggggagggagcttgGTCCTTGGATGCTAGAGGGAAATCTGCAGTCACCTTAGGACGGATAAATAGGGGGCATATCTTCACTCTCTGTCAGACTTTCCTATAGTCATCTTTCCAGCTGTACATTAAAGAAGCATAGGATTTGTCAATTTATAGAGAGTCACGTTCAGACCTTGGGCTGAGACTCAAGATCTGCCACTTGTTCTCCGggagatcttgggcaagttacttcgcCTCTCTGATCTGTGGCTTCCCCGTGTGAACATGGTGATGTTAGTTGGTTCTCCCCAGGGCTAAGAGTAAGGGGTAAAGcactttatccattcgtctgctCAGCCAAGTGTGTATTAAGCATCTCCCATTTTCCAGAGAtgttctagatgctggggatacaaCAGGGAACAAAGTAGGcaaatccctgtcctcatggagctgacattctagtgACCCTCAATCTAGTCTACAAGAAACACCATAAATAGTGGTTGTCGCTATTGTTCCTGGGGACACAATTGAAATTTCAGCAGTACTTTGGGAACATTCCTGGGTAGTGTGGCTCCCAGGGAAGAGGCCTAGGGAGGGAAGGGCCTCCAGGATGGAGAAGATGGGTAGCCCCTCCTGGTGtgttctccctcacctcccaccccattccctcTCCTTGCAGGAGCACCCTCGGGAGCTGTCCTGAGCCCTGTGTGACTATCTGTGGCTGGAGGCAGAGTAAGTGGTGTGCTGGGAATTTGAGCAGGATTGCTGGGACGGGCCAAAGGGAGATTGGGGGGGCTACGACCCACCCCTCACCAGCTGTTCTCTCAGTGTTCTGGGTCCAGGTGCTCCTGGCTGGCCTGGTGGTCCCACTCCTGCTCGGTGCCGTGCTGACCTACACTTACCGTCGCGGCCAGACTTGCAAGCCCAAGGTTGCTAGTAAGTACAGGCGCGTGTGCACACGTTTCAGGGGTAAGCCCACTCACCCCTGATGCAaagtgctgggggctggggtggtaTAGGGGAACACAAGAGGAGGTGGACCAGCGCCCAGGTCTAGGGGTCTTGCCTGGTTGCTGATGTGATGCTCTTTGTCTCTTGGCAGATGAAGCTGGGACGGAGGCCCTGACTCCCCGACAGGTGAGCGTATAAGTAATATTCTGGGAAGAGGGTGAGCAAGCGCCCAGGCCTCAGCGTTCTGGAGCTGAGAGGTTGGGCCCTATGATAACTCGTGATCCCCAGTGTGTGGCACGGGGCTGGCACAGAGTAGACCTAATGAACGCCGTGAGTTCACCGAGTTCTGAGTGACTGAGAGCAGCACAGCACCTGTCCCCAAGTGGCTCTCAATCTGCTGGGGCCCAGACAGGTTCGGTGGGATGAGTGCCGCCATGGCCGGGCCTCCGACAGGGTTGGGGGAGCAAGAGCAGGGCAGCGAGGGCAGGGTATTCCGGGCAGAAGAAATAGTTCTTCTGGGCCACAGCGGAAGGTTATGGCCGACTGCCGGGGCAGCCTTGGACAATGTTTGCGGACTGAGCCAGGGAATGGCCGCTCCGGGCCAGAGACCCCAGACGAGGGGCCTTACTGGGCCAGTTGGGCTGACCTGGGGCTTCTCTTGGCTTCCAGGCCACGCACCCCTCACCCAAGGACAGCACCCACACCCTCCTAGCGCCACTCAGCAATAGTGAGAAGGTCCACACCGTCCAGTTGGTAGGCAACGGCTGGATCCCTGGCTCCCCCCAGACCCAGGAGCTGCCCTGCCCGGAGGTGACATGGTCCTGGGACCGGCGGCACAGCAGAGCTCTTGGTAAGAGACCTCACTGGCCCGAGGCCTGGACCCCATTCTCCTGAGTCCCGGGGGAGTACTAGTCTCCTGAGGCACCACCTGCCCACTTCCCATCCCGAGCTGATCGGGTGGACCCCTCCCTGGCCGGCCCTGTCCGGGGTTCCCGCCtgcgccctgccctgccctgccctgccctgccctgccccaccccggtCCGCGCCTCTAGGCGGCAGTTCGCACTCCCCACGGGCCCTCTCTGGCTCGCCCTCaggcccgccgccgccgctgtcGCCAGCGCCCCCTGCAGGCTCGGCGGCCGCCACGCTCCAGCCCGGCCCGCAGCTCTACGACGTGATGGACGCGGTGCCGGCGCGGCGCTGGAAGGAATTCGTGCGCACCCTGGGGCTGCGCGAGGCGGAGATCGAGGCCGTGGAGGTGGAGGTCGGCCGCTTCCGCGACCAGCAGTACGAGATGCTCAAGCGCTGGCGTCAGCAGCAGCCCGCGGGCCTGGGCGCCGTCTACGCGGCGCTGGAGCGCATGGGGCTGGACGGCTGCGCCGAGGACCTGCGCAGCCGCCTGCAGCGCGGCCCGTGACGCAGggcgcccgccgccgcctccgggcTCCGGCGGCCCCTGCAGAAGCCCTAAGTACGGTTACTTATGCGTGTAGACATCTTATGTCACTTATTAAGCTCCTGGCACGGCCCTGGGTAGCAGCGCCAGCCGCCCTCCCCGCGGCGCGCCCCGGGCTACTGGGTGGGGCAAAGGAGCGTGGACGGATGTCGGGAGGGGGCAGGAGACGGCTCGTTTCTGAGCCTGAGCTCCGTGAGGCCTTGGTATTAAATCTGTGAGGAAGATCTACTGCTTGGTGTTTCCGCGAGGCTGGGTTGTTAAGTGGCCCGGGCTTGGTTTCCTGGGGCCGTCGGAAGGGGGCCGGAAGTCTTGTCACCCCAGGGTCGGGGACCCACGGTGGAGGCCGGTGTGGCCCTTGGCTCCCAGGCTGCCCCTCCCGCTCGGCCGTGCCCCAGTTACCCCGGAAGGGAGAGGAAGTCGCGGCGACGGCGCGAGAGAGTGAACGTCAGCCCCGGCGGCTGAGAGAGCTTTAATGGGGGTGCGGGATGGGGGGACGGGGAGGAAGCAGGTGGAGACACAAGTGcacggccccccgccccccgctctcTCCACCGGCGCCGCGGAAGGGTCCGGGGAGCGTGGGGCCTGGCTGGGCAGACTTCACGGAACGGGGGAGGGCAGACGATGGGCCCCCGGAGCGGTAGCTCCGTCCCGACGGGCAGGTTGCTGTTGTCATCGCTTCTGGTAAACAATCGACTTGAGAGGAAGCCCTCGGCGGGGATAGGAAATGCGGCCCGGGCGGGCAGGGCTCAGATCTGGGTCAGGACGGGAGGAAAACCCCTTCCCCGAGCGCGGGGCCTGCCTCCGCCCAGGATGCGCCAGCCACGCGGGTTCcggggtgcgggggagggggctgcagccGGTCGCGCGCGCCCCGCGGGGAAACAAAAGCCACCACCCACGGGGTCGGGGAGAGCTCTGGCGACCTTCAACGAGCatgcaaatatatgtaaatgggCACGCAAATAAGCAGCATCTTTCTGCGTCAACAGCTTGCTTGGGCACTTTTTCTGGGCGACTGCGGCGGCGGGCGCGCTCCAGCGTCGCCCCGGGCTGGGGCTGCGGGGGCCGGAGCGGG
Proteins encoded in this region:
- the PLEKHG5 gene encoding pleckstrin homology domain-containing family G member 5 isoform X6, with the translated sequence MDDQSLAEEKGLRCQNPDCMDKGRAAKVCHHADCQQLHHRGPLNLCEACDSKFHSVMHYDGHVRFDLPPQGSVLARNVSTRSCPPRTSPAVDLEEEEESSMDGKGDRKSTGLKLSKKARRRHTDDPSKECFTLKFDLNVDIETEIVPAMKKKSLGEVLLPVFERKGIALGKVDIYLDQSNTPLSLTFEAYRFGGHYLRVKAKPGDEGKVEQGVKDSKSLSLPILRPARAGTPSLERVDPQSRRESLDILAPGRRRKNMSEFLGETSIPGQEAPTPSGCSLPSGSSDSWKNRAASRFSGFFSSGPSASTYGREVDKMEQLEGKLHAYGLFGLPRLPRRLRFDHDSWEEEGDEEEEEDDACLRLEDSWRELIDGHEKLTRRQSHQQEAVWELLHTEASYIKKLRVITNLFLCCLLNLQESGLLCEVEAERLFSNIPEIARLHRGLWASVMAPVLEKARRTRALLQPGDFLRGFKMFGSLFKPYIRYCMEEEGCMEYMRGLLRDNELFRAYVTWAEKHQQCQRLKLNDMLAKPHQRLTKYPLLLKSVLRKTDEPRAKEAVVTMIDSVERFIHHVNACMRQRQERQRLAAVGSRIDAYEVVEGSNDEVDKLLKEFLHLDLTAPIPGASPEETRQLLLEGSLRMKEGKDSKMDVYCFLFTDLLLVTKAVKKAERTKVIRPPLLVDKIVCRELRDPGSFLLIYLNEFHSAVGAYTFQASGQALCRGWVDAIYNAQNQLQQLRAQEHPGGQQQLQSLEEEEDEQEEEEEDDEEEEEEEGGESSTSATSSPTILRKSSTSLSSQHCASDGSTETLALVVVEPGELLSSPEFEGGPFGSQSDETSVSTTASSITPTSELLPLGPADGRSCSMDSAYGTLSPTSLQDFVAPAPMAEPVPRPPDLPQAPSPPPSPRLRRRTPVQLLPRLPHLLKSRSEASLLQLLSQATACGVPPAPSRSLSELCLAVTVPGTRTQGSPQEAGPSWVRRGTPSPGRGPEPLEPEGRTSCPAGEPERPARRSKELPLGALPRVQPQPPPGISAQHRKLTLAQLYRIRTTLLLNSTLTAS
- the PLEKHG5 gene encoding pleckstrin homology domain-containing family G member 5 isoform X3, whose product is MDDQSLAEEKGLRCQNPDCMDKGRAAKVCHHADCQQLHHRGPLNLCEACDSKFHSVMHYDGHVRFDLPPQGSVLARNVSTRSCPPRTSPAVDLEEEEESSMDGKGDRKSTGLKLSKKARRRHTDDPSKECFTLKFDLNVDIETEIVPAMKKKSLGEVLLPVFERKGIALGKVDIYLDQSNTPLSLTFEAYRFGGHYLRVKAKPGDEGKVEQGVKDSKSLSLPILRPARAGTPSLERVDPQSRRESLDILAPGRRRKNMSEFLGETSIPGQEAPTPSGCSLPSGSSDSWKNRAASRFSGFFSSGPSASTYGREVDKMEQLEGKLHAYGLFGLPRLPRRLRFDHDSWEEEGDEEEEEDDACLRLEDSWRELIDGHEKLTRRQSHQQEAVWELLHTEASYIKKLRVITNLFLCCLLNLQESGLLCEVEAERLFSNIPEIARLHRGLWASVMAPVLEKARRTRALLQPGDFLRGFKMFGSLFKPYIRYCMEEEGCMEYMRGLLRDNELFRAYVTWAEKHQQCQRLKLNDMLAKPHQRLTKYPLLLKSVLRKTDEPRAKEAVVTMIDSVERFIHHVNACMRQRQERQRLAAVGSRIDAYEVVEGSNDEVDKLLKEFLHLDLTAPIPGASPEETRQLLLEGSLRMKEGKDSKMDVYCFLFTDLLLVTKAVKKAERTKVIRPPLLVDKIVCRELRDPGSFLLIYLNEFHSAVGAYTFQASGQALCRGWVDAIYNAQNQLQQLRAQEHPGGQQQLQSLEEEEDEQEEEEEDDEEEEEEEGGESSTSATSSPTILRKSSTSLSSQHCASDGSTETLALVVVEPGELLSSPEFEGGPFGSQSDETSVSTTASSITPTSELLPLGPADGRSCSMDSAYGTLSPTSLQDFVAPAPMAEPVPRPPDLPQAPSPPPSPRLRRRTPVQLLPRLPHLLKSRSEASLLQLLSQATACGVPPAPSRSLSELCLAVTVPGTRTQGSPQEAGPSWVRRGTPSPGRGPEPLEPEGRTSCPAGEPERPARRSKELPLGALPRVQPQPPPGISAQHRKLTLAQLYRIRTTLLLNSTLTASEV
- the PLEKHG5 gene encoding pleckstrin homology domain-containing family G member 5 isoform X5 — translated: MHYDGHVRFDLPPQGSVLARNVSTRSCPPRTSPAVDLEEEEESSMDGKGDRKSTGLKLSKKARRRHTDDPSKECFTLKFDLNVDIETEIVPAMKKKSLGEVLLPVFERKGIALGKVDIYLDQSNTPLSLTFEAYRFGGHYLRVKAKPGDEGKVEQGVKDSKSLSLPILRPARAGTPSLERVDPQSRRESLDILAPGRRRKNMSEFLGETSIPGQEAPTPSGCSLPSGSSDSWKNRAASRFSGFFSSGPSASTYGREVDKMEQLEGKLHAYGLFGLPRLPRRLRFDHDSWEEEGDEEEEEDDACLRLEDSWRELIDGHEKLTRRQSHQQEAVWELLHTEASYIKKLRVITNLFLCCLLNLQESGLLCEVEAERLFSNIPEIARLHRGLWASVMAPVLEKARRTRALLQPGDFLRGFKMFGSLFKPYIRYCMEEEGCMEYMRGLLRDNELFRAYVTWAEKHQQCQRLKLNDMLAKPHQRLTKYPLLLKSVLRKTDEPRAKEAVVTMIDSVERFIHHVNACMRQRQERQRLAAVGSRIDAYEVVEGSNDEVDKLLKEFLHLDLTAPIPGASPEETRQLLLEGSLRMKEGKDSKMDVYCFLFTDLLLVTKAVKKAERTKVIRPPLLVDKIVCRELRDPGSFLLIYLNEFHSAVGAYTFQASGQALCRGWVDAIYNAQNQLQQLRAQEHPGGQQQLQSLEEEEDEQEEEEEDDEEEEEEEGGESSTSATSSPTILRKSSTSLSSQHCASDGSTETLALVVVEPGELLSSPEFEGGPFGSQSDETSVSTTASSITPTSELLPLGPADGRSCSMDSAYGTLSPTSLQDFVAPAPMAEPVPRPPDLPQAPSPPPSPRLRRRTPVQLLPRLPHLLKSRSEASLLQLLSQATACGVPPAPSRSLSELCLAVTVPGTRTQGSPQEAGPSWVRRGTPSPGRGPEPLEPEGRTSCPAGEPERPARRSKELPLGALPRVQPQPPPGISAQHRKLTLAQLYRIRTTLLLNSTLTASEV